From the Bacillus sp. (in: firmicutes) genome, the window GAAAAACATATCCATCCGTTTGCCAATTATCATTTGTAACTCACTCCTCCTTCCTGAAATGAAAAAGACAAGTTGATATCAATGTATACTAGCTACAAACAAATGTCAAAAATTATGTTTTTGTTTAATAGATATTTTGATAAGATAAAATACATGTTAATAGATTTTTTAATAAATAAAATACATGAATTGTATAAATAGGTTGTGAGAATGAATGAAAGAAACGATGAATCGTAGAACGTTTTTAAAAAAAATCGTCGGATCATTGTTCGGTGTTATAGCTACCGGATTTGGTGGCTATTACTATGGAAAATACATCGAACCTTTTCGATTACAAATCAACCATATTGAAATTGCTCATCCGTTGATTCCTAAAGGATTCAACGGATGTCGACTCGTACAATTTAGCGACACCCATTTAGGATTTCATTACGATTTACCCCAATTTAAGAAACACATACAAACCATCAATTCCTTGCAACCGGATGTGATTCTGTTCACTGGTGATTTAATGGACCGACCGAATCAATATCCTTTTACAGAACAAGTTGTCCATTCGTTGCAACAATTAGAAGCTACATTCGGAAAGTTTGCCATTTATGGAAATCACGATCATGGAGGATATGGGACGGAAATTTATCGACAAATGATGAACCAATCGGGGTTCGTCCTTTTAAAAAACGAATCATACAATCTTCAAATTTTAGACGGAAGTTCAATAGAAATTATCGGAATCGATGACGCAATGCTTGGAAGTCCAAACATTACCCAAGCCATTCACTCCCTTCCTCAAGACCGTTTTAAAATTTTACTTTCACATGCACCAGATGTGGCCGATCAAATTGTCAACTTCCCAATTCACCTACAAATAAGTGGCCATAGCCATGGTGGTCAAGTACAAATTCCTTATTTCGGTCCGCTCGTAACGCCACCATTGGCTGAAAAATATTTAGAGGGAAAATATACGATTGACGGAGAACATTCGTTGATTCTCTATGTAAATAGAGGCTTAGGGACAACCCGTCTCCCTTTTCGTTTATTTTCGGTCCCCGAAATTACGGTCTTTACATTAAAATCAATAGCGAAATAGTTGGAGGCTGCCTAATCGTAGGAACAGCCTCATTTTTTATTGAGCTTGTAATAACGTTTGTTCAATTTCTAGCGCACTGACTGGTCGACTGAAATAATAACCTTGCGCCTTTTGACATTTGGCATGAAGTAAAAATTCAACTTGTTCTTTCTCTTCGACCCCTTCAGCTACTACTTCTAATCCTAAATTGTGAGCGAGAGCAATGATGGTTTTCGTAATAGCAGCATCCTTTTGATCAATTTGAATGTGTCTTACGAATGTTTGGTCAATCTTTAAAATATCAATCGGGAAACGTTTCAAATGATTTAAGGAAGAATATCCCGTACCAAAATCATCAACAGATAAAACGATACCAAGCTCTTTTAATTCTCTTAACATTTTTAGCGCTTCTTTAGTGTTTTCCATCGCTCCTTCTGTAATTTCTATTTCGAGAAACGATGGGTCAACTTGATATTTCATTAATGTTTTCTGAATAAATGTCGGTAAGTTTGATTTATGAAGTTGTACTGGAGAAATGTTTACAGCAATTCGAAATTTTTGCGTACCCATATTCTTCCATTTAGCAATTTGAGCGCATACGTTTTCAATAACCCATTCTCCGATTGGAATAATTAACCCTGTATCTTCAGCTAACGGAATAAATTGCTGAGGGGAGACATATCCAAATTTTCCGTTATTCCAACGTAGCAGTGCTTCAAAACTTTCAATTTTTCCTGTTTGTAAATTGACTTGCGGTTGGAAATATAGCATTAACTCCTCTTTTTCTATCGCTCGGCGAAGATGGGCTTCCATAATTTTATAGTTTGGAAAAGACTGCTTCATATCGGAAAAATAAAATTGATAATGCGCCCGCCCTTTTTCTTTTACTCGGAAAAGCGCATTGTCAGCATTTTTGATTAATCCTTCTACATCATCTCCATCATTCGGGTACATACTAATACCGATTGATGATGTAATATAGTATTCTTGTTTATCCATTACGAACGGTTCGCTAAATAACGTTAATAGTTTCTTAGCAAACCGTTCGGTCTCATCTCGAGTCGTTTGCTTTAATAAAATCATAAACTCATCTCCACCTAGCCGATACACACAATAATCGTAGCCCTCAACTGATTGCAATCGGTTAGCGATTTTTTTCAATAAGTCGTCCCCAAGTTTATGTCCTAACGTATCGTTAAAATATTTAAAACGATCAAGGTCCATATATAACAAACTTAACTCTCTTTGTCGTTTTTGATGGATTTTCAGTTCGTACTGCAATTGTTTGAATAATAGATTTCGATTACCTAACCCCGTTAACGTATCATGAAAGGTAAGATACTGAATCGTATCTTTAGAACTCCACTGTTCGGTCATGTCTTTTGCAATCATCATAATCCCATCTTTAAGACCATGACAAAGAACTGGGAATGTCTTTATTCGGACTAACACTTTCGCACCGTTTCGATGAATGAGTCGGCAAGATTTAAATTGTTGTGGACGATTTTCTTCCACTACTTTTCGAAGTTTCCGTTCATCTTCGTTATGTACAAAGTGGTATATTAACTGATCTTGTAGTTCCTCTTCTTTCAACCCAAGCATATGAAGTGCTGAAGGATTAAAATTTTGAACCCTTCCATTTCGATCTACGACAAATAGGGCATCAAAATTATGTTGAAATAATGAATAGAATAAAGAATCTTGGACCTTTCTATTGGTTACTTCCTCCTTTAATGAGATTCGAGAGACAACAACAACAAATCGAATTCTTCCATCTTCATGAAAAATAGGTGTGAACGTTGCTTTTAATTGCCCTTTTTTTAATCGTTTCGAAATCACTAATTCTGTTTCTTTATATAGAACTTCCTGTAAATAGGTGTTGATATTCAAGCAAGAGAGAGCTGTATGATCATCTCTCAT encodes:
- a CDS encoding metallophosphoesterase, producing MKETMNRRTFLKKIVGSLFGVIATGFGGYYYGKYIEPFRLQINHIEIAHPLIPKGFNGCRLVQFSDTHLGFHYDLPQFKKHIQTINSLQPDVILFTGDLMDRPNQYPFTEQVVHSLQQLEATFGKFAIYGNHDHGGYGTEIYRQMMNQSGFVLLKNESYNLQILDGSSIEIIGIDDAMLGSPNITQAIHSLPQDRFKILLSHAPDVADQIVNFPIHLQISGHSHGGQVQIPYFGPLVTPPLAEKYLEGKYTIDGEHSLILYVNRGLGTTRLPFRLFSVPEITVFTLKSIAK
- a CDS encoding EAL domain-containing protein — translated: MRDDHTALSCLNINTYLQEVLYKETELVISKRLKKGQLKATFTPIFHEDGRIRFVVVVSRISLKEEVTNRKVQDSLFYSLFQHNFDALFVVDRNGRVQNFNPSALHMLGLKEEELQDQLIYHFVHNEDERKLRKVVEENRPQQFKSCRLIHRNGAKVLVRIKTFPVLCHGLKDGIMMIAKDMTEQWSSKDTIQYLTFHDTLTGLGNRNLLFKQLQYELKIHQKRQRELSLLYMDLDRFKYFNDTLGHKLGDDLLKKIANRLQSVEGYDYCVYRLGGDEFMILLKQTTRDETERFAKKLLTLFSEPFVMDKQEYYITSSIGISMYPNDGDDVEGLIKNADNALFRVKEKGRAHYQFYFSDMKQSFPNYKIMEAHLRRAIEKEELMLYFQPQVNLQTGKIESFEALLRWNNGKFGYVSPQQFIPLAEDTGLIIPIGEWVIENVCAQIAKWKNMGTQKFRIAVNISPVQLHKSNLPTFIQKTLMKYQVDPSFLEIEITEGAMENTKEALKMLRELKELGIVLSVDDFGTGYSSLNHLKRFPIDILKIDQTFVRHIQIDQKDAAITKTIIALAHNLGLEVVAEGVEEKEQVEFLLHAKCQKAQGYYFSRPVSALEIEQTLLQAQ